The following coding sequences lie in one Arabidopsis thaliana chromosome 3, partial sequence genomic window:
- the GH9A4 gene encoding glycosyl hydrolase 9A4: MANYKGRGNVMIRSMLLGLYGIINIVCVNGTFINYKDALTKSLIFLEAQRSGKLPPNNRVPWRGDSALDDGKLVNVDLSGGYYDAGDNVKYGLPMAFTITTLAWSTITYEKELRATGELENARAAIRWGTDYFLKCASRKNRLYVQVGDPNADHQCWARPENMKTPRTVLEISDKVPGTEIAAEAAAAFAASSIVFRHVDHKYARRLLNKAKLLFKLAKSHKGTYDGECPFYCSNSGYNDELIWAATWLYKATRNHLYLSYLKFEAISAYVAEFSWDLKYAGAQILITKLIFEGHKGLDLYKQQADSFVCSNLPGSPYHQVFTTPGGMIHLRDGANSQYVTATAFLFSAYADILQKHNQKISCGSHQFDSTHLMAFAKKQIDYILGHNPQGRSYMVGFGPNPPKQAHHRGASVPMHEANAPLSCPLSFVKWYNKNVPNANELTGAILGGPDRQDKFQDLRWTSVYTEPCTYINSIAVGVLAKLAAA; the protein is encoded by the exons ATGGCTAATTATAAAGGAAGAGGAAATGTTATGATACGGAGCATGTTATTGGGTCTCTATGGCATCATAAACATTGTGTGTGTCAATGGTACTTTCATAAACTACAAAGATGCTTTAACCAAATCCCTCATCTTCTTGGAGGCTCAAAGATCAGGCAAACTCCCTCCTAATAATAGGGTTCCATGGAGAGGTGACTCTGCTCTCGACGATGGCAAACTCGTAAAT GTGGACTTGTCTGGAGGGTACTATGACGCAGGAGACAATGTGAAGTATGGTCTTCCAATGGCGTTCACGATCACAACGCTTGCTTGGTCCACAATTACCTACGAGAAAGAACTTCGAGCCACGGGAGAGCTCGAAAACGCTCGTGCTGCTATCCGTTGGGGTACGGATTATTTCCTCAAATGTGCTTCTCGCAAGAACCGCCTCTATGTTCAG GTTGGTGATCCAAACGCGGACCACCAGTGCTGGGCGAGACCTGAGAACATGAAGACACCAAGGACGGTGTTGGAGATAAGCGATAAAGTTCCAGGAACCGAGATCGCGGCGGAAGCCGCTGCTGCATTCGCCGCTTCCTCCATCGTTTTCCGCCATGTCGACCACAAATATGCACGCCGGCTTCTCAACAAAGCCAAATTG CTTTTCAAGCTAGCCAAAAGCCACAAGGGTACATACGATGGAGAATGCCCCTTCTATTGTTCTAACTCCGGTTACAAT GACGAGTTGATATGGGCGGCAACATGGCTATACAAGGCGACAAGGAATCATCTATACCTTAGCTACCTCAAATTCGAAGCCATAAGCGCTTACGTTGCCGAATTCAGCTGGGATCTCAAGTACGCTGGTGCGCAGATCCTCATCACCAAG TTGATCTTCGAAGGCCACAAAGGACTTGATCTATACAAACAACAAGCCGATAGTTTTGTATGCTCTAACCTCCCTGGCAGTCCTTACCACCAAGTCTTCACTACCCCAG GTGGTATGATTCACTTGAGGGATGGTGCCAACAGTCAATATGTCACCGCCACCGCCTTCTTGTTCTCGGCCTACGCTGATATACTACAGAAACACAACCAAAAGATCTCTTGCGGTAGCCACCAATTCGATTCAACACACCTCATGGCTTTCGCTAAAAAACag ATTGACTACATACTAGGGCATAACCCACAAGGAAGATCGTACATGGTTGGGTTCGGACCAAACCCACCAAAGCAAGCCCATCACAGAGGAGCCTCAGTGCCCATGCATGAAGCCAACGCGCCGCTAAGCTGCCCATTGAGCTTCGTGAAATGGTACAACAAGAACGTACCTAACGCTAACGAGCTCACCGGAGCCATTTTGGGAGGACCTGACCGTCAAGACAAATTCCAGGATCTCCGATGGACCTCCGTGTACACAGAGCCTTGTACTTACATCAACTCTATCGCCGTTGGTGTTCTCGCTAAGCTCGCTGCGGCTTAG
- a CDS encoding reverse transcriptase-like protein produces the protein MTFLHLFSSHSHRFLMSSVAFLDLRPPPAPPPESSSPRTPPEPPDPPDPQICLSFNVSLTQSPSTTRNPLLPAKPRNSFGVLLLDESLFANWFGEMFSQFNRPAARNLLVFENRSITEANTLSKALYVAKLTCQAPKRGIPTTLPLIEAAPLSLPCIEVLSTSIPRVRILLVSRTRLETRSLAPATQHQRVIHQGSSSRLHTPSALAAEALAIKSALTAALRMEFTSITVCSDSQVLTSLLNTETTSNELQGILHDITSNVSADATAKEALFSLDFPVV, from the exons ATGACttttttgcatttgttttCTAGCCACTCTCATCGTTTTCTGATGTCTTCGGTTGCTTTCCTTGATCTGAGGCCTCCTCCTGCTCCACCACCGGAGTCTTCTTCTCCGCGGACTCCACCAGAACCACCTGACCCCCCTGACCCTCAGATCTGCCTCTCCTTTAATGTATCTCTTACTCAGTCGCCCTCGACGACGAGAAACCCTCTTCTTCCTGCAAAGCCACGCAATAGTTTTGGAGTGCTGCTTCTCGACGAGTCCCTCTTTGCAAACTGGTTTGGAGAGATGTTCTCCCAG tttaACCGGCCAGCTGCCCGTAACTTAttggtttttgaaaatagGAGTATCACTGAAGCTAACACTTTGTCTAAGGCTCTCTATGTTGCGAAGCTGACTTGTCAGGCTCCTAAACGTGGCATACCTACAACTCTACCTCTTATTGAGGCGGCTCCCCTATCTTTACCTTGTATTGAGGTTCTTTCCACCAGCATTCCTCG TGTGAGGATATTACTTGTTTCACGGACGCGGCTTGAAACGCGTTCTCTGGCTCCTGCG ACTCAACACCAAAGAGTTATCCATCAGGGCTCGTCTTCTCGACTTCATACACCTTCGGCCTTAGCTGCCGAAGCCCTTGCGATTAAATCGGCGCTGACTGCAGCGTTGCGAATGGAATTCACCTCCATCACAGTTTGCTCAGACTCTCAAGTCCTCACATCTTTGCTCAATACAGAGACCACATCGAATGAGCTTCAGGGGATACTTCATGATATTACAT CTAATGTTTCAGCTGATGCAACAGCCAAAGAggctttgttttctttggatttCCCTGTTGTATGA
- a CDS encoding uncharacterized protein (unknown protein; FUNCTIONS IN: molecular_function unknown; INVOLVED IN: biological_process unknown; LOCATED IN: vacuole; BEST Arabidopsis thaliana protein match is: unknown protein (TAIR:AT5G21940.1); Has 215 Blast hits to 215 proteins in 19 species: Archae - 0; Bacteria - 0; Metazoa - 0; Fungi - 0; Plants - 213; Viruses - 0; Other Eukaryotes - 2 (source: NCBI BLink).), producing MFTAIDKIDRTFTVDQEFACLSSSTSSDSIGENSDDDEGGENEIESSYNGPLDMMESLEEALPIKRAISKFYKGKSKSFMSLSETSSLPVKDLTKPENLYSRRRRNLLSHRICSRGGISKKPFKSVLAMSQREGDSSSSGDDSLPTLRQHHKTLTPRLRKGSFEAFTFQDKSETDEDHKKATKGATKPVNQTWSSSGHSIKTRQWPRSTIAEARRAGESMASIDKLMAENFLDNVNLDPISIKKSRDPCVPKSSCCLFLNTSLYFLGRTD from the exons atgtttactGCCATTGACAAGATTGATCGGACTTTCACGGTGGATCAAGAATTTGCTTGCTTATCGTCGTCGACGTCTTCTGATTCGATCGGGGAGAACAGTGACGACGATGAAGGTGGAGAGAATGAGATTGAGTCTTCTTACAATGGTCCTCTTGATATGATGGAATCTCTTGAAGAAGCCTTGCCCATCAA GAGAGCTATATCAAAGTTTTACAAAGGGAAGTCAAAGTCGTTCATGAGCTTATCGGAAACTTCATCTTTGCCGGTGAAGGACTTGACGAAACCGGAGAATCTTTATAGTCGTCGGAGGAGGAATCTTCTCAGTCACCGGATATGTAGTCGTGGTGGGATCTCAAAGAAGCCATTCAAGAGTGTTTTAGCGATGAGTCAACGAGAAGGagactcttcttcctccggtGATGATTCTCTTCCGACTCTAAGGCAGCATCATAAGACTCTTACGCCGAGGCTGAGAAAAGGGAGTTTTG AAGCTTTTACATTTCAAGACAAAAGCGAGACGGATGAGGATCACAAGAAGGCCACCAAAGGAGCCACAAAGCCTGTGAATCAAACCTGGTCAAGCTCTGGTCACAGTATAAAGACAAGGCAATGGCCAAGATCAACAATAGCAGAAGCAAGAAGAGC CGGTGAAAGCATGGCTAGTATTGACAAGCTGATGGCCGAAAACTTCCTGGATAATGTAAACCTTGATCCTATTTCCATCAAGAAGTCGAGAGATCCTTGTGTTCCTAAatcttcttgttgtttgtttctcaaCACTTCTCTGTATTTCTTGGGAAGGACTGATTAA
- a CDS encoding 3-oxo-5-alpha-steroid 4-dehydrogenase family protein (3-oxo-5-alpha-steroid 4-dehydrogenase family protein; FUNCTIONS IN: oxidoreductase activity, acting on the CH-CH group of donors; INVOLVED IN: lipid metabolic process; LOCATED IN: endomembrane system, integral to membrane, cytoplasm; EXPRESSED IN: 7 plant structures; EXPRESSED DURING: 4 anthesis, F mature embryo stage, petal differentiation and expansion stage, E expanded cotyledon stage, D bilateral stage; CONTAINS InterPro DOMAIN/s: 3-oxo-5-alpha-steroid 4-dehydrogenase, C-terminal (InterPro:IPR001104); BEST Arabidopsis thaliana protein match is: 3-oxo-5-alpha-steroid 4-dehydrogenase family protein (TAIR:AT2G16530.2); Has 145 Blast hits to 145 proteins in 33 species: Archae - 0; Bacteria - 2; Metazoa - 68; Fungi - 0; Plants - 49; Viruses - 0; Other Eukaryotes - 26 (source: NCBI BLink).): MSVLMMMVMAVVSETNCVVKFVTLPNFLSAFKYEVKKSANLPIWLLFGFVAANLTYAAGETHRWYLAKFENYPANRHAIFPYVY; the protein is encoded by the exons ATGTcggttttgatgatgatggttatGGCTGTGGTTAGTGAGACTAATTGTGTTGTAAAGTTTGTAACTTTGCCTAATTTTCTGTCAGCTTTTAA ATATGAGGTTAAAAAGTCTGCGAATTTGCCCATCTGGTTACTCTTTGGTTTTGTG gcTGCTAATCTGACATACGCGGCTGGAGAAACGCACCGTTGGTATCTCGCAAAGTTTGAGAATTATCCGGCTAATCGGCATGCCATTTTCCCTTATGTCTACTAA
- a CDS encoding uncharacterized protein (unknown protein; Has 35333 Blast hits to 34131 proteins in 2444 species: Archae - 798; Bacteria - 22429; Metazoa - 974; Fungi - 991; Plants - 531; Viruses - 0; Other Eukaryotes - 9610 (source: NCBI BLink).), with product MARSLTTASLRPSPSFPKDLCAFLTLRRPPASTLSIIPPSPPDPLEPPDPLDPLLVRNFAGVVSWPLLICFVSSLSPASQISKFLDLSSIPLVASLSALSPIVGSSWGALFAFRHSLIAVCRLYSGFDPAHVPTRFIVGKKIFCGEARLTFASLCDMDWWFSIVIEVPLFDGIVCRNVAFALLAKERSLKASLEAKDGARIGCLGLVVSRIKLVSSPLSLFLSLSY from the exons ATGGCTCGATCTCTGACTACGGCTTCTCTGCGACCTTCTCCTTCGTTTCCAAAGGATCTCTGTGCTTTTTTAACTCTGAGGCGTCCACCGGCATCGACTTTGTCAATTATTCCGCCTTCTCCACCAGATCCGCTAGAACCTCCAGACCCTCTTGATCCCTTGCTAGTACGGAATTTCGCCGGTGTGGTCTCGTGGcctttgttgatttgtttcgTTTCCTCTCTGTCTCCGGCAAGTcagatttctaaatttttagaTCTGAGCTCAATCCCTTTGGTGGCTTCGTTGAGTGCCTTATCACCTATCGTTGGGTCTTCTTGGGGTGCTCTTTTTGCCTTTAGGCACTCCCTTATTGCAGTATGCAGGCTATATTCCGGTTTTGATCCAGCTCACGTCCCTACCAG ATTTATTGTAGGGAAGAAGATCTTCTGCGGTGAAGCTAGGCTCACTTTCGCATCTCTATGTGATATGGATTGGTGGTTCTCGATCGTCATTGAAGTTCCCCTTTTCGATGGAATTGTCTGTCGTAATGTCGCATTCGCATTGCTAGCGAAAGAACGTAGCTTGAAGGCCTCCTTGGAAGCAAAGGATGGTGCTAGAATCGGTTGTCTTGGTTTAGTTGTTTCTCGGATTAAGCTTGTTAGCTCCCCTCTATCattatttctctctttgaGTTATTGA